From Qipengyuania soli:
CTTGAAGTAGAGCCAGTGGCGCTGGCTCGCCTCGGGCAGGTGTGGCACCGGCGGCAGCAGCTTCTGGTACATGCGCTCGGACCAGTTGGCGCTCTCGCGGTCCTGCATATCACCCCACATCCGGTCGACGTTGGCCTCGGCTTCCACGCCGTAGCTCTTGCCGAAAAGGCGGGTGAGGCCGGGGTGCGCGACGGGGATGTGGAGCCCGTCCGAGTAGTTGTCGCCGACGTTCTTCCAGTTCACCTCGCGCGGGCGCAGGGTCACACGACCCAGCGCGCCGAGTTCCTCGAAACGATAGGGTTGGACCATGGCTTCATAGGGCGCCATCATCTGCGCCACACCCGGCCCGCCATCGTCCTCCAGCCGGACGAAGATAAAGCCGCGCCAGATTTCGAGTTCGACCGGCACCAGTCCCGCGCGGTCGCGGTCGAGCGTGGGATAGCTCGCGCTGTCGGGCACGCCCGTCAGGCGTCCATCGAGGTCGTAGGTCCACGCGTGATAGGGGCACACCAGCTTCTTCGCGCAACCGACCGCACCATCGACCAGCCGCGAGCCGCGATGGCGGCAGACATTGGTGAAGGCGCGCAGCACGTCGTCCTTGCCGCGCACGACGATGACGCTTTCGCCGCAATAGTCGAGCGTGTGCCAATCGCCATGGCCGGGAATGTCGCTGACATGGCAGACGATCTGCCAGCTGGGGCGGAAGATGCGGTCGAGCTCGAGGCGATGGAATTCTTCATCGTGGTACGTCCACGCAGGCAGGCTCCACCCTTCGAGGGGGTCTGGTTGATGAAGTACATCCGCTAGCGTTGCCATTGCGCGCTCCTTGCTATACACTCGTATAACAAGCTGTATATGAGCGCACAACCCGCCTTTACCCGCGCCGATCCCGACGAGCGCAGACAGAGCCTTATCGAAGCGACCGCTCGCGTCTTGGCGGACAAGGGAGCAGCAGGAGTTTCGGTCCGCGCGATCTGCGCAGAGGCAGGCGTCTCCCCAGGCCTTTTGCGGCATTACTTTTCCGGCGTGTCCGAAGCGATTGCCGAAACCTATCGCTGGATGGGCGCCCGGATCGCGCAGGCGCTCGATGCAGCGGTGGCCGATGCCGGTCCCGATCCGCGCGCCCGCGTGCTCGCCTATCTCACCGCCAGCTTCAGGCCGCCCATCGCGTCGCCCGACCTCCTCGCCAGCTATGTCGCGTTGTGGAGCCTCACCCGCAGCGACTCCTCGGTCGCGGGGGTCAGGGCGGAGGTCTATCGCGATTACCGTGCCGACCTTGAGAAACTGCTGGTCGAATGGCGGCCCGACCTCGCCGATCCGGCACTCGCGGCGATAGCCCTCACCGCACTCATCGACGGCCTGTGGCTCGAACTCTCGCTCGGCGACGCACCTTTTGCGCCAGAGCAGGCAAGTGAACTGGCCGAGGCCTGGCTCGATCGTCTCGCGGGCTGAAACGAAAAAGGCCGGGCGCTCGGCCCGGCCTTTCCCGTCAAATACCGGTGGTTCCGATCAGAAATCGAAGCCGGTCTTGATACCGATCACGCGCGGCTTGATGACGGTGTCGTAGAAGACGCCGCCGGTGCTGCTGATCCCGTCGGGATCGCCGCAGGTGGTTTCGAGGCACTGCACCCCGGTGTTGATCACCCCGCGCTCGTCGAAGAGGTTCGTCGCGAAGAGCTCGAAGCGCATCTTGTCGTTCTTCATCCCGATGCTCAGGTCGAGCGTGGTGTAGGCCGGGAAGGTACCCTTCAGCCCGTTCTCGAAGGTGCGAAGATCGCTCCGCCGGCTTCCGATATGGGCGAGAGCGCCCTGAACGTGACCGTCCCACGAACCCAGCGGGAATTCGTAGCGCGCAATCGCGTTGCCCTTGAACTTGGCAGTGATCGGCAGGCGCGTCCCGGCAGGGGCCAGCAGCGCGTTCACACGACCATCGCCCGGATCGAAGGTACAATCGAAGTCCGGATTGGCGATGCGGCAGAAGTCCTTGCGGATCGTCGCATCATTGTAGCTGCCCGAAAGCGAAAGCGTCAGGCCGTTCGCACGGTAGCTGAAGTCGGCTTCGAGACCGCGGATGCGAGCGATACCCGCGTTGCGGATTTCGGTCAGGCCGTTTTCGCCGAGGAAGGACAGCTGTATGTCGCTCCAGTCCTCCTGGTAGACCGCACCATTGAAGGTGACGTCGCCGAAGCGGGTCTTCCAGCCGAGCTCGTAATTGTCGAGCGAGTCCGGCTTGTAAGGAGGCAGCGTGCCGCGACGGTTGATGCCGCCCGGACGGAAGCCTTGCGACCAGGTCGCATAGACCAGTACGTCCGGATTGATCTCGTAGGTCGCATTGAGCTTCCAGATCGCATCGGTGTCCGAGGTGACCTTGTCGAGGTTGGTACAGGGCGTGCCGTCCACGATCGGACCGGCGAAACATGCTGCCTCACCCGTGCGGCTCGAGAAGTTGGCGTTGTAGCCGAAGAACCCGATGAGCGAGTTCTTGTACTTGTAGAGGCGCGCACCACCGGTCAGCGTCAGCTGGTCGGTAACGTCGAAGCTCAGTTCGCCGAACGCTGCATAGTCGCGGTCGGTACGCGTCTGGCGGGTCAGCCAGACATTGCTTTCCGTGCCGGTGACCGTGAACAGGTCGGTCAGATTGTCGATGATGTAGTTCTGCGTGATCTCGTGGCGCTGGCGCTGGGCGAACAGGCCGCCGATGAAGCGGATCGGCGCTTCCTGCGGGCTGGCCACGCGGATTTCGCCGAACATCCGGCGATATTTGTCGCCGCCCTGGATGTACTGGTTCGGGCTGATGAGATCGTAGTTGTTGTCGTAGAAATACGCGCCGTAGCCGTAGAGTGCGTCATAGAAATACGCGTAGTCCGAATAGTCGGATTCGACGTGGTCCTTGCGCCACAGACCGCCACCGGTGGCGGTGAGGTCCCAGTTGCCCAGCTTGCCTTCGATGGTCAGGGCGGCCTGGAGCCACTTGTCCTTCGAATATTCGGGATTGTACTGGACCGTCTGGAGATCGCCGGTGACTGCGGTCGAGCGTTCCTGCGAGAAGCTGCCGTTGGCGGTCTGGACCTGGCCCATCACCGTCGGACGGACAGTCCAGTTGTCGTCCAATTCGATGCCCAGGGCGACACGCGCACCATAGGTTTCTACGTCGTTGTAATCTTCCTCGACCAGGGCAGCGTTGTTCTGGGTAATGCCCGAGGTCGGGTAGGTCCGGCTGCCTGCGACATTGTCGATGTAACCAGCATCCTTGCGATACCAGCCGACCACGCGCAGCGCAGCGTTCGAGCCGAGGCTGGCGTTGTAGAAGCCTTCCGCCGTGCCGCCGATGCCGCCATGCGCGACCTGGTTCAGTTCGAGGTCGATGGCGCCGTAGCTGTCGCCGTAGTCGGGCGCATTGGTGACCATCTTGATCGTTCCGGCCATCGAGCTGGCGCCGTAGAGCGTGCCCTGCGGGCCTGCCAGCGCCTCGACGCGGGCGAGGTCATAGGCATGGATGTCCAGCGCACCCTGGATGGTCGTCACCGGCATTTCGTCGAGATAGGTGCCGACGGTCGGCAGCGACGAAGAGTGGTTGGCGTTCTCGCCGCTGGCGACGCCGCGGAAATAGACCTGGCTGAAACCCGGCGCAGCCGTCTGGATCGTGACCGACGGCAGGAACTTCACCACGTCCTGCAGCTCGCTGACCTGAAGCTGGTCGAGCTTCTCGGTCCCGATTGCCGTGATGGCAACCGGCACGTCCTGCAGGTCCTGTGCGCGCTTCTGCGCGGTCACGATGATGACGTCTGAGTCCGTTTCAGCGGCACCGGCATCCTGCGCAAGCGCAGGAGTCGTGGCGGTAAGCGCGGTCCCCGCGAGCAGGCTGGCCGCCATGCTAAGGCGACGGCGCTTGTGCTCGAATACCATAATTCCCTCCTTGAATGCGTCCCCGCTTCATAACCGCCACAATTGTGCCGTTTTGCCAAGGCCAGACGGCTGGCCTGCGTCGACTCCCCACAGCTTTCCGTCGAATTCATGGCATTTTTGCAACGGCCCCAGCGACCGAACGGCAAGGAAGTTGCTAGCGCACGTATGTGGTCGGCAAATCTCCGAGCGCCTTCTCGAGCGGTCCGAGCCATTCCCGATAGGGCTCCCATTGCCCGACCCCGTCGCGATTGATCGGGCGGCGCACCTGCTCTGACGACGCGGTGCGGACTGCCCGTGTGTTGCGGTGAAATTCGAGACACGCCTCTTCGAACGGCAGGTCGAGATAGGCCAGCAACGCGCGAACCTCACCCTCGGGATCGTCGAGCAGGCGTTCGTGGATCACACGATGGATGCGGCCGGGAAGCACGGCATCGTAGTGGTCCATCGCCCGCACATAATCAGCATAGTAGCGGCCGATGTGGTCGAGCGAATAGGAGAAGCCCTGCCCCTTGGCGAAATGCTGGCGAAAATTGGAGAAGCAGCAATCCATCGGATGGCGCCGCGCGTCGATGATCTTCGCATTCGGCAGGATCAGGTGGATGAAGCCGGCATAGCTCCAGTTGTTGGGCAATTTGTCGATGTAGAAGGGCTTGCCGCTCTTGCGCTGCACGCGGGTGCGCTCGAGGAATTCGGCACCCAGTTCGGCGAACTGTGCCGCGTCCATCTCCGCCACGGCATCGGGCCAGTCGCGCAGGTCGCCGCCCGACTTGCGCGCCTCGCGCATGGCCATTGCCGGGATGTCGGGCAATTCCATCGTCCCTTCGACCTGGCTGTGGCTCGACAGGATCTGTTCGAGCAGCGTCGATCCGGCGCGCGGAAGGCCGAGAATGAAGATCGGGTCCGGCGTGGGATCGCCTACGTCCTTGTGCGCTGCGACGAATTCGGGCGTCATCACTGCGATCATCCGGTCGACCTGGTCGGTGATCGCCTGCGGGTCGTAGGCCAATTCCTCGCTCCGCAAGGCGTTGCCGCGCTCGTAGTGACGGAAGGCTGCCTGTGCATCGCCCCTGTCGGCATAGGCCTTGCCGAGGGCGAAATGGAGGTGGAGCGCATCCTCGTGCGCGGGATTGCCTTCGAGGGCGGCTTCCATCGCCCCAACGTCCGCGTCGGTGAACTCTACCGTCTTGAGATTCGCTAGACTCCACCAGACCTCGCCGAGGTCGGGCTGCGCAGCGAGTGCGGCACGATACGCGGCAATGCCCTCGTCCTGCCGCCCTACCGTCTTGAGCATGTGACCGTAGCTCATCTGCAGCTTGGCATGGTCGGGGAATGTTTCTGTCAGCTCGCCATAAAGCTTCAAGGCTTCGTCATAGTCGCCGATGCGGCCCAGCGTCGCGGCCATCAAATTGCGGTTGCCCGGATTGGCCGGGTCACGCTCGAGCACCTCATCGAGGACCTTGGCGGCCTCTTCGTAACGGCTCTGCTTGTAGAGCACGTTGGCGAGGTTCGCGCGCGCTGCAGTAAAGCCGGGGGCGATTTCGAGAGCGCGGCGCAGCAGCCGCTCTGAATCGGGCAGTCGCCCGAGACGCGCTGCGAGTTCGGCTATCAGGCGTATCGCGGCGGCATCGGTCGGCAGGCGGGTCAGTCGCTGGCGAAGCAGGCCCTCGGCCTGGGGCAGGTCCCCGTCCTGCAACGCGATGGCGATGGCCAGCATTTCGGGATCGGCGGCGGTCGCCCGGACCGCGGCCATGTCCGCCGCATCCGCCTCAGCCTCCTCGCCCAGCTTGCGCAGCGCACGCGCCAGCAGGCGATGGGCCGGTGCCAGTGCCGGATCGCGCGCAACCGCCGCCCGCAGGCGCGGCAGGGCAGCCGCAGGATCGCTCTCGACGAGGGCGGCCATCGAAATCGGCTTGTCTGTGGAAGGCGTGTCCATTGCCCTATCGCGTAACATGCCGCCGTCAGCAGGCAAACCCGCCAGCGATTTGTCCTCGACAGGCGTGCATGGTCCTGCTGGAAGGGCGGACATGAGCGAGCTTACCCATCTGGATGATCAGGGCCGTGCGCACATGGTCGACGTCTCCGGCAAGGAGGCCACAGCGCGCGTCGCGACGGCTCGGGGAAGATTGACCTGCGCAAGCGCCACGCTCGACGCGGTGCGCAAGGGCAAGGCGCCGAAAGGCGCGGTGATTTCGACCGCGGAAATCGCCGGGATCATGGCTGCTAAGCGCACTGCCGACCTCATCCCGCTGTGCCATCCGCTTGCGCTGTCCAAGGTCAGCGTGACGATAGCACCCGACGATGACTTGCCCGGCTTCGCGGTAAAAGCCGAGGTCCGCACCACCGGACCGACGGGTGTGGAAATGGAAGCGCTGACGGCCGTATCCACCGCCTGCCTGACCCTGTTCGACATGCTCAAGGCGATCGACCGGACGATGGAGATTTCCGGCATCCGCGTGGTCTCCAAGACCGGCGGCAAGTCGGGTGACTGGGGCGCGGTAGCCTAGCCGAGCGCGGCGGCGAGGTCGTCGATCAGCGCCTGAGCCCCTTCCAGACCGACGGACAGGCGCAACAGCGATGCGGGCAATCGCGGTTCGGGGCCGCCTGCGGGATCAAACTTGTGGCCGGTCATCACCAGGCTCTCCGCCCCGCCCCAGCTCACGGCATTGCCAAACAGTTTGAGCCGGTTCGCGACTTCGACTGCGCGCTGGAAGCCGCCCTCGCCCAGTTCGAACGAGAACAGGCCCGAGTGTGCGCCGGCATTGCCTTCCAGTTCGGGGTGGAAAACCCGCGCCACCGCCGGGTGCGCCTTGAGGAACCGCGCCACCTCCAGCCCGTCGGCCCGGTGCCGCTCCATCCGCGCGGGCAGGGTCATCAGGCCGCGCAGGAACAGCCAGGCTTCGAACGGAGGCATGCGCGCGCCGAGCAACAGGTAGGCGTCGTAGAAAATGCGCTCGAGCAGGTCCTCCGGGCCAACCAGCGCACCGCCGATGGCGTCGCTGTGCCCGCCGATGTATTTCGAGCAGCTGTGGATCACGAGGTCGACGCCCAGCGTGATCGGCTTCTGCAGCAACGGCGTGGAGACGGTGTTGTCGATGGCCGAGAGTACCCCACGCGCCTTGGCAAGCGCAGCGATACCTTCAACATCGACACGACCGAACAGCATCGATCCGGGGCTCTCCAGGTAGATCATCCGCGTTTCGTCGCGCAGCGCCGCGGCCACTTCCTCGACCGATCCGCCAAGGATGTGGTCGTGGGAGACTCCGAAGTCCTCGAGCTTTTGCGCGAGCTGGAGCGTCGGGCCGTAGATGTCGTTGACAAACAGCACATGGTCGCCCGCCTTGAGGAGGCCGAACAGCAACGCCCCGATCGCGCCCATGCCGGAGGCAAAGCACTTGCACGCCTCACCCCGCTCCAGCTCGGCAAGCGTCCGCTCGAGCACGCGCACGGTGGGGTTGGTTCCGCGCGAATAGACCGTCGCGAGGTGTTCCTGCCCGAGCTCGCGGTGAAGCTCTTCCATCGTCTCCTTGCGGAAGATCGATGCCTGCGCGATCGGCGGCAGGACCATGCCGCCGCTCTCCGACAGGTCGTCGCCAGCGCGCAGGCAGATCAGCTGGTCGCGCGGGTCGATGACGCTCATTTCAGGCACTCCCATGACCGGAGCGGTTACACCCGCTCACGCGCTTGGGAAAGGCACAGCCGACCAAGCGTCCCCGTCATTCAGCCTTCGCTGTCCATCCCCGCTATCGCCCGCAGGGCATGCGCCGCGAGGATGCGCCTGCCCGCCGCATCGATCCTCGCGCTCTCGGCCTCGATCGCCTCACGCTCTGCATCGAGCAAGGCGACCTGCGGCTTGGCACCCGCCTTGACCTCGAGCCGAGTGCTGCGAAGAGCTGCCTGCGTTGCCTCGGCGCGTTTCTCGGCTGCGAGGAGCATGGCGGTCGCGGTCTGAAAGTCGCTGTAGCGCTGGATTGCCGCAACCCTCAGCTGGTCCTCGTACTCCTGCACGTCGAGGCTGGCCGCCCGCGCTTCGGCGGCCGCGCGATCCACTTTCGAAGACACTCGACCTCCACTGAAGAAAGTCCACTTCGCCCGCAGGCCGACGCTTGCGCTGTCTGCCTTGTAACCGGGGAAGAACTGGTCGCGGACAGAGGAGGCATCGGCATAGGCAGCCACCGTCGGCAGGTATTCGAACCGTGCGGCCCGTTCGCCGGCGGAAGCGATCTTCGCAGCGTAACGCGCCTGCTCGATCTCCGGATTGCCGGCGATGGCGGCATCCACCGCCGCCGCTGCGGTTTCGGGCGTTTGGGGCAGCGCGGGAAGATTGGGGAAGAGTTCTATGGGCTGGCCCGCGAGCTGTGTCAGCCGGGCGGTAGCAGCCGCCAATTCGCCCTTGGCTGCAGCAAGTCCGACCTCTGCTTCGGCAAGCCTGGCCTCGGCCTCCGATACGTCGGTCGAAGTGGCGGCACCGACTTCAAACATGAGACGGGCCTGGCGCAGAAGTTCCTGCATGGAGCGGACCATCGTCTCGTAGGCACGCGACCTCTCGCGAGCCGACAGGGCTGTCGTGTAGGTGGAAATCACCTCCGTGCGCAGGTCGCGGGCCGCAATCCTGCGAGCCAGCCGGGCAGCTTCCAGCCCTCCTCTCGCCTGGTCCACCGCGGCACCGATCCGTCCGCCCGTGAACAGGGGCCACTGCGCACCGACCTGCGCGACGCGCGGGGTCACGTTGTCGGCGGGCAAGGTGAAGAAGCCTTGCGGATCGATCCGGCCGACACCGATCTGCCCCTGGAGGTCAGCCGTCGGATTGCGTTCTGCCCGCGCCTGTTCCACCGCAGCTGCGGCCCCGTCCTCACGCGCCCTTGCCGCAGCGACCGCGGGCGAGCGCGCGAGAACCATGTCGATCGTCGCATCGAGGGACTGGGCTGCAGCAGGAGAGGCGACGAGCGCCGATGCGCTCGCGAACAACAGGGCGGCGCGGGACATCAGTTCAGTTCGAGCTTCTTGATGCCCATCGCGTGCAGCGCGAGCTTCTCGTAGAACGGCTCGCTCTGGCCCTTGCGAACCTTGCGCAGGAAGTACTTTTCGAACCCGATCTTGGCGAGGTGGACCCACTTGCCGTCGGACGACCAGTTGACATTGCGCGGGGGGATTTGCGGCTTGGCGACGAAGGCGACGCCGCCATCGCCGAAATCGGCGAGGCAGACGGCGTTCCACGTCGCCTCGTGCGTCGGTTCCTGTCCGGAAAGGACTTCCTTCAGGTTCTGGGCAACCGCGGTGACCATGCTTTCGATCATGAACCCGGTCTTGGGCACGCCGACGGGCAGCGGTGTCGGACCGGTGGGCGGGATGGCGATGCAGACGCCGAGACCGAAGATGTTGCTGTAGGCCGGATTGCGCTGGTGCTTGTCGACCAGGACGAAGCCGCGCGGGTTGACGAGGCCCTCGAGGCCCATGATTGCAGGGACCCCGCGGAATGGGGGCATGAGCATGGCCCAGCCGAAATCGAGGTCGTGCTTCTTCTTCTCCGATCCGTCCTCGTTGACTTCGGTCAGGTGCATCTTGCCTTCTTCGACACTGTCGACCTTGGCGTTGGTGATCCACTTGATATTGCGGTCGCGCATCTCGCTTTCGAGCAGACTCTTGGTGTCGCCGACGCCGTCGAGACCGAGATGGCCGATGTAGGGTTCGGGCGTAACGAAGGTCATCGGGACCTTGTGGCGGATCTTGCGGCGCTTGAGTTCCGTGTCGATGATCATCGCCATTTCGTAGGCCGGGCCATAGCATGACGCGCCTTGGGCGGCGCCGACCACGATGGGGCGGGGGTTGGCCGCCAGTTCCTCGAACTTCGCATGCGCCTTGGCCGCATGGGCGGTTTCGCAGATGGACACGGTGTTGCGTTCAGGGCCGAAGCCTTCGATCTCGTCGAAAGCGAGGTCCGGACCAGTCGCAATTACAAGATAGTCGTAATCGATGAAACTTCCGTCGTTCAATTCGACTCGATTGGAAGCCGGGTCGAGCCTCTTTGCGCCCACTCCGTTATAGCCGATCTTGTGCTTGGCCATGACGGGCGGGAGGTGAACCTTGAGCGCCTCCGGCTCGCGCCATCCGACCACAACCCAGGGATTGGAGGGCGCGAACCAATAGTCGTCGCCCTTGTTGATCACGGTCACCCGCGCCTTGCCCTTGGTCGCCTCGTTGATCTCGTACGCAGCGATGGTGCCCCCCAGTCCAGCGCCCAGGACGACGATGTGCTTCTCACTCATGCGACTGCTCCTCTCCGGAAATCACTTGACTGCTATGACATCTACACGATATTTGCAAGTTACTAAATGAAAGGATCGAAAGTGTTCGGATTTGGCAATCGCAAACCCATCCGAGAAATCATGCCTGCTGAGCTGCACGACATGATCGTTGCCGGTACCGCGATCGTGGTCGACGTCCGCGAGCCGGGAGAATTCCAGGGCGGCCACGTTCCCGGTGCTATCAATCTTCCGCTGTCGCGCTTTGACCCCGGTCAACTTCCGCAGGCCGAAGGCAAAAAAATCGTCCTGAACTGCGCTGCGGGCATGCGATCGGCAAAGGCGCTGAAGATGTGCGGCGACCTGCCGGTCGACACGCACCTGCGCGGCGGCATGGGCATGTGGCTCCGTACCGGCCTGCCGGTGGAGCGCGGCTGATGCACCGCCCGGGGGCAAGATTGGCGGGTGTGCTCGCCCTGGCGTTGTCATTGGCGTCGTGCGGACGCGATACGGCTGACGAGAATCTCGCCCCTGCGGCTCAAGACGGTGCCGCCCCCATTGTCTTGCGCGAGTCCACCCTGCCCGGATGGCAATCGGTCAGTGCCGAAGTCTCCACCGTCGACCAGGCGGTTGCGGCGGCACGCATCCCCGGCGTGCTGGTTTCGCTGAACGTCAGGGAAGGCGACTACGTCAAGCGCGGCCAAGTCATCGGCCGGATCGTCGACAGCCAGCTCGGTTACCAGAGCGGCGCCTATGGCGCTCAGGCCGCCGCCGCGCAGGCGCAGGCCGCGCAAGCCCAGGCCGAACTGCAACGCACGCGCTATCTCTACGAGAATGGCGTCTACGCCAAGGCGCGACTCGAACAGGCCCAGGCAGCGAGTTCGGCAGCGCAGGCACAGGTCCGCGCCGCGCGGCAGCAGCAGGCAGCCGTCAATGCTGTCGCGGGCCAGGGGGCGGTGGTGGCACCTACATCGGGTCGCGTCCTCGTGGCGGACATTCCTGCCGGGTCGGCAGTCGCACCGGGGATGCCGATCGCGACGATTACCTCGGGGCCCGTGGTCCTGCGCCTCGAACTGCCCGAAACACTTGCCGACAAGGTTCGCGCCGGAACGAAGGTCCGCGTGACCACCGAGGATGGCAGCGAGCTGACCGGCACTGTCGCCCGTCTCTACCCTGCAGTTGCCGGAGGGCAGGTTCGCGCCGATGCCGAGGTTTCCGGTCTCGATGCACGGCTGATCGGACGACGCCTGGCTGCGGACATCGATGCCGGTACCAAGTCCGCCCTCGTCGTGCCCGACAGCTACGTCACCACAAGATACGGTATCGACTACGTCACGGTTCGCGCGAAGGACGGCAGCACCGCCATCGTTCCCGTCCAGACAGCCCCTTCCGGCAAGGCCGGCACTCTCGAAATCCTCTCGGGGGTCACTGCCGGTGATGTGCTGGTCAAGCCTGCACCCGGCGGAGCGGTAGGATGAGCCTTGGGATTTCCGGCCGCCTGACACGGGCGACCATCAACTCCCCGCTTACCCCGCTGTTGCTGCTCGCAGCGATACTCGTCGGCGTGATCGCCACGATGACGATCGCACGCGAGGAGGAACCCCAGATCAGCGTGCCGGTGGTCGACATACAGGTGGCTGCACCCGGGCTTTCGGCAGAGGATGTCGCCGAGCTGGTGGCCAAGCCGCTCGAAACGATCGTCAAGTCGATCGATGCGGTAGAACACGTCTACACGCAGGCCGAAGACAACCGCGCAATGGTCACCGCACGCTTCGAAGTCGGTTCCGATCCCGAAGATGCTGCGACGCGCATCGATGCCAAGATC
This genomic window contains:
- a CDS encoding efflux RND transporter periplasmic adaptor subunit, whose protein sequence is MHRPGARLAGVLALALSLASCGRDTADENLAPAAQDGAAPIVLRESTLPGWQSVSAEVSTVDQAVAAARIPGVLVSLNVREGDYVKRGQVIGRIVDSQLGYQSGAYGAQAAAAQAQAAQAQAELQRTRYLYENGVYAKARLEQAQAASSAAQAQVRAARQQQAAVNAVAGQGAVVAPTSGRVLVADIPAGSAVAPGMPIATITSGPVVLRLELPETLADKVRAGTKVRVTTEDGSELTGTVARLYPAVAGGQVRADAEVSGLDARLIGRRLAADIDAGTKSALVVPDSYVTTRYGIDYVTVRAKDGSTAIVPVQTAPSGKAGTLEILSGVTAGDVLVKPAPGGAVG